GGCCGGCTTCACCAACAGGCAGTTCGATCCGTCCATCTCCTGGAAGGACCTGGAGTGGCTGCGCTCCATCTGGCCGGGGCCGGTGGTGCTCAAGGGCATCAGCTGCGCCGAGGACGCGCGCCTGGCGGTGGAGCACGGCGTCGAGGCCCTCATCGTGTCCAACCATGGTGGCCGGCAGCTCGACTTCCTCCCCGCGGCCATCGACGTGCTGCCCGAGGTCGTCGACGCGGTGCAGGGCCGCGCCGAGGTCATCCTCGACGGCGGCATCCGCCGCGGCTCCGACGTGGTGAAGGCCATCGCCCTGGGCGCGCGGGCCTGCATGATTGGCCGGCCCTTCCTCTACGGGCTGGCCGCGAACGGACAGGCCGGCGTGGAGCTCACCCTGGACATCCTCTCCAAGGAGATCGACCGGACGCTCGCGCTCATTGGCCGGCCCCGGCTGTCCGAGCTGGACCGGTCCGCGCTCCGGATGGACCTGCTGCCCTCCACCACCGAGCCCCGCGCTCCCGCCCTGCGCGTCCTCGACGGAGCGGCCTGAGCGCGCAGCGTCCTGCCGCCAACAGGACGCGCACGCCTCGCGACCCGTCCCCCGCCTCCCTGCTATACGGCCAGCGCCGCCAGCGCCATCTCTCCCAACGCCACCGGGACTCCCCAGGGGCGGGCGCTGTTACGTGGTGCAGATGGACCGCATCTCCTCTTCAGCCAAAGCCCCCTGGGAGGACGAGAGTCAGCTCGTCCATCTGCTCGCCAGCCATACGGTCGAGGCGTTCTACATGATGGATGTCCAGGGGCGCGTCACCTACGCCAACCCCGCCGCCGAGCGGATGTTCGGCTGGAGCCGGCAGGAGATGCTCGGCCAGGTGCTGCACGACGTCCTCCATCACCACCACCCCGATGGAAGGCCCTTCCCCATGGACACCTGCCCCCTCGGGAAGGTGATGAGCGAGGGACGGCCCGTCCAGGCCCACGAAGACCTCTTCATCCATCGCGATGGCTCGTTCATCCCCGTCTACTGCTCCAATGCCCCCATCTTCACCGAGGGCCACATCATGGGTGCGGCCCTGGTGGTGCATGACATCTCCGCGCGCAAGCGCGCCGAGAAGTCCCAGTCCGAGCAGATGCGGCAGTTCCAGCTCCTGACCGACACCCTTCCCCACCTCGCCTGGATCTCCGGGCCCGATGGCACCTGCGAGTACACCAACCGGCCCTGGTACGAGTACACCGGCCTGTCGATGGAGGAGTCGCGCGGGTATGGCTGGACGCGCGCGATCCACCCGGAAGACCTGGCGCGCGTCCTGGAGCACTGGCAGCGGACCCGGAACAATGGCGAGGGCCGGGAGGCCGAGCTCCGGCTGCGCCGGGCCAGCGATGGGGCGTGGCGATGGTTCATCGCCCGAGCCCAGCCCGCGCGAGCCGCGGACGGAAGCATCCTCCAGTGGATCGGCTCCTGCACCGACATCGACGAGCAACGGCGCGCCAGCCAGGAGCGCCTGGAGTTGCTGCGGCGCGTGCAGGCGGCCCACGCGGCGGCCGAGGAGGCCAACCGGCTCAAGGATGACTTCCTCGCCACCGTGTCCCACGAGCTGCGCACGCCGCTGACGGCGATGCTCGGCTGGCTCCAGCTCCTGCGCTCCGGACGTCTGTCCGAGGAGAAGCGCGCCCGCGCCCTGGAGACGGTGGAGCGCAATGCCCGCTCCCAGGCCCAGGTCATCGAGGATCTGCTGGACATCTCGCGCATCATCACCGGCAAGCTCCGCCTGGAGCCCGGCTCCCTGGACATGAGGAACGTGGTGGAGGCCGCGCTCGAGTCCACGCGGCCGCTCGCCGAGACCAAGGGCGTGAAGCTGGAGCTGGAAGCGCCCGCGGAGCCCCTGCCCATGTGGGGTGACGCCGGGCGGCTCCAGCAGGTGGTGTGGAACCTGCTGAGCAACGCCATCAAGTTCACGCCCCAGGGCGGCCGCATCACCGTCCACCTGCGCCCGGTGGACGGCTCGGTGGAGCTGCGGGTGACGGACACCGGCGTGGGCATCTCCCCCGCCTTCCTGCCCCATCTCTTCGAGCGCTTCCGCCAGCAGGACAGCAGCAGCCGCCGGGCACATGGCGGGCTCGGGCTGGGGCTGGCCATCGTGCACCACCTCGTCGAGTTGCACGGGGGCGAGGTCTCGGCGCACAGCCCGGGAACGGGCCTGGGCTCCAGCTTCGTCCTGCACCTGCCGCGAGAGCCCCGCCCCACTCCTCCGGCGCCACGTCCAGCCCCCTCGCCCCAGGAGGACGCGGTGCCGCCGGCCCGCTCCGAGCTCACCGGCCTGCGCCTGCTGCTCGTGGAGGACCAGGAGGACACGCGCGAGATGCTCCGCCTCCTGCTGGAGGACCACGGGGCCCAGGTCCGCGCGGTGACCTCCGCGGCGGAGGCCCTCCCCTGTCTGCGCGAGTGGCGGCCGGACCTGCTCCTCTCGGACATCGGCCTGCCCGGGGAGAACGGCTACGAGCTCCTCCAGCGCATCCGGGCCCTGCCCGCCGGAGAGGGCGGACTCACTCCGGCCATCGCGCTCACCGCCTACGCGCGCGCCGAGGATCGGGAGCGGGCCCTGCGCGCGGGCTTCGACATGCACGTGCCGAAGCCCATCCGGGAGGAGGAGCTGCTCGCCGTCCTCGCCGCCGCGACGCCGCGGGGATAGGACGCGTGATGCCGTAAAGGGACTGGCGCGTCCCGCCGCACTTGGGTACGAGTTGCTCCCGATGGCGACGACCCGGAAGAAGAACAGCGCCCCCACCCCGGCCGGCAGCGGCCCGGCGAAGGACGTCCAGCGGCCTCCCGCGGAGACCCTCCACGCGGAGGAGCTCGAGAAGCTGCGTGCGCACGATGACGCGCCCAAGCCTCCGGGCTGGAGCATGTCCCTGCACGCGGTGCGCCGCTTCATCCTCGGAGACGAGTCGCTGGGCGTGCAGCGCAAGTTCGTGGGCAACCCGAGCCTGGTGGACCGGGCCATGGTGACGCTGGCCACCAACCGCGGGTTGATGCTCGTGGGCGAGCCCGGCACGGCCAAGAGCCTGTTGTCCGAGCTGCTCGCCGCCGCCATCTCCGGCACCTCCACGCTGACCATCCAGGGCGGCGCGTCCGTCACGGAGGATCAGATCAAATACTCGTGGAACTACGCGCTCCTGGTGTCCGAGGGCCCCACGCCCCGCGCGCTCGTGCCCGCCCCGCTCTACACGGGCATGAAGGAGGGCAAGGTGGTGCGCTTCGAGGAGATCACCCGCTGCCCCCTCGAGGTGCAGGACTCGCTGCTCTCCATGCTGTCGGACCGGGTGCTGGCGGTGCCGGAGCTGCGGGACGAGGAGGCCATGGTGTTCGCGCGGGACGGCT
The sequence above is drawn from the Archangium gephyra genome and encodes:
- a CDS encoding PAS domain-containing hybrid sensor histidine kinase/response regulator produces the protein MDRISSSAKAPWEDESQLVHLLASHTVEAFYMMDVQGRVTYANPAAERMFGWSRQEMLGQVLHDVLHHHHPDGRPFPMDTCPLGKVMSEGRPVQAHEDLFIHRDGSFIPVYCSNAPIFTEGHIMGAALVVHDISARKRAEKSQSEQMRQFQLLTDTLPHLAWISGPDGTCEYTNRPWYEYTGLSMEESRGYGWTRAIHPEDLARVLEHWQRTRNNGEGREAELRLRRASDGAWRWFIARAQPARAADGSILQWIGSCTDIDEQRRASQERLELLRRVQAAHAAAEEANRLKDDFLATVSHELRTPLTAMLGWLQLLRSGRLSEEKRARALETVERNARSQAQVIEDLLDISRIITGKLRLEPGSLDMRNVVEAALESTRPLAETKGVKLELEAPAEPLPMWGDAGRLQQVVWNLLSNAIKFTPQGGRITVHLRPVDGSVELRVTDTGVGISPAFLPHLFERFRQQDSSSRRAHGGLGLGLAIVHHLVELHGGEVSAHSPGTGLGSSFVLHLPREPRPTPPAPRPAPSPQEDAVPPARSELTGLRLLLVEDQEDTREMLRLLLEDHGAQVRAVTSAAEALPCLREWRPDLLLSDIGLPGENGYELLQRIRALPAGEGGLTPAIALTAYARAEDRERALRAGFDMHVPKPIREEELLAVLAAATPRG
- a CDS encoding AAA family ATPase codes for the protein MATTRKKNSAPTPAGSGPAKDVQRPPAETLHAEELEKLRAHDDAPKPPGWSMSLHAVRRFILGDESLGVQRKFVGNPSLVDRAMVTLATNRGLMLVGEPGTAKSLLSELLAAAISGTSTLTIQGGASVTEDQIKYSWNYALLVSEGPTPRALVPAPLYTGMKEGKVVRFEEITRCPLEVQDSLLSMLSDRVLAVPELRDEEAMVFARDGFNVIATANTRDRGVNEMSAALKRRFNFETVFPIGDFNTELSLVRNETKRLLERSGVPVTPSEDLLEVLVTTFRELRAGETSDGQAMERLTAVLSTAEAVSVAHAVGVRGYYLRGDGGSAADLVETLAGTAAKDSPEDLKRLRAYLEQRVARRNGPQWRALYEARHLLPG